One part of the Saprospiraceae bacterium genome encodes these proteins:
- a CDS encoding cytochrome c family protein — MNPYKIGAQISPGDLSRQHAKLEGVSNCTKCHELGEKVSNDKCLSCHTELKQRIDKNLGYHVSFEVKNKDCSKCHSEHHGLNFKMIRFDEKSFKHGITGYELTGAHLKTDCKKCHQKENITDVELRKKEYTYLGLKRDCAACHKDVHQNTLPKDCSKCHTTESFVPASKFNHNQAKFQLVGKHKTVACIECHKVETKNNQKYQYFANVAFDQCGRCHKDPHSQQLGISCKECHIEEAFTIFKGMSRFNHNKTAFILKGKHKQTDCAKCHNLELKPLQIFQDRKGILSSDCVKCHEDIHQNKFGTDCKSCHNEENFHNLGKVDKFDHKLTDFELKGKHIQVECKACHKAKLTDPLPFDRCDKCHKDYHEKQFVSTVTGKIPDCIECHTVSGFSGSSYSIELHNKSRFPLDGAHEATPCFACHKKNEKWSFRNIGEQCIDCHTNIHKESIAIKYYPDKKCNHCHTTQSWNQMRFEHNQTGYILEGMHAKTTCRSCHSTNREEHPIEFVTKSKDCTSCHENKHGSQFEKNGITDCISCHNFENWKANRFDHNTTAFILDGKHKEVACIKCHKEISREGKVFIQYKFENFECVVCHH, encoded by the coding sequence GTGAATCCATATAAGATCGGTGCTCAGATTTCTCCAGGGGATCTTTCCAGGCAGCATGCCAAACTGGAGGGTGTATCCAATTGTACAAAATGTCATGAATTAGGAGAAAAGGTTTCAAATGATAAATGTCTTAGTTGTCATACAGAATTGAAACAACGAATAGATAAGAATTTAGGATACCATGTTTCTTTCGAAGTAAAAAATAAAGATTGTTCTAAATGTCATAGCGAACATCATGGTCTTAATTTTAAAATGATTCGATTTGATGAAAAAAGTTTTAAACATGGAATTACAGGATATGAATTAACTGGAGCGCATCTTAAAACAGATTGTAAAAAATGTCATCAGAAGGAAAATATTACAGATGTCGAATTACGTAAAAAAGAATATACCTATCTCGGTTTAAAGCGAGACTGTGCAGCATGTCACAAGGATGTACATCAAAATACACTCCCAAAAGATTGTTCCAAATGTCACACGACAGAATCTTTTGTGCCTGCTTCAAAATTTAATCATAACCAGGCAAAATTTCAGTTGGTTGGTAAACATAAAACAGTTGCTTGTATTGAGTGTCATAAAGTAGAAACAAAAAATAATCAGAAGTATCAATATTTTGCAAATGTAGCTTTTGACCAGTGTGGTCGATGCCACAAGGATCCACATAGCCAGCAATTAGGGATTTCATGTAAAGAATGTCATATAGAAGAAGCCTTTACGATTTTTAAAGGAATGAGCCGATTTAACCATAACAAAACAGCATTTATATTAAAAGGTAAACATAAGCAAACAGACTGTGCAAAGTGTCACAATTTGGAATTGAAACCATTGCAAATTTTTCAAGATCGAAAAGGAATTTTAAGCTCAGATTGCGTAAAATGCCATGAAGATATTCATCAAAATAAGTTTGGTACGGATTGTAAATCATGCCACAATGAAGAGAATTTTCATAATTTAGGAAAGGTTGATAAATTTGATCATAAATTAACCGATTTTGAATTAAAAGGAAAGCATATTCAAGTGGAATGTAAAGCTTGTCATAAAGCAAAACTTACAGATCCATTGCCATTTGATCGTTGTGATAAGTGTCATAAAGATTATCATGAAAAACAATTTGTAAGTACGGTTACAGGTAAAATTCCGGATTGTATTGAATGTCACACGGTAAGTGGCTTTTCAGGGTCAAGCTATTCTATTGAACTTCACAATAAGAGTCGGTTTCCGCTAGATGGTGCACACGAAGCAACACCCTGTTTTGCATGTCATAAGAAAAATGAAAAGTGGTCATTTCGAAATATAGGCGAGCAATGTATAGATTGTCATACTAATATTCACAAAGAAAGTATTGCCATTAAATATTATCCAGATAAAAAGTGTAATCATTGTCATACGACACAATCCTGGAACCAAATGCGTTTTGAGCATAATCAAACAGGCTATATTTTAGAAGGAATGCACGCAAAAACCACCTGTCGTTCTTGTCACAGTACAAATCGTGAAGAACATCCAATCGAGTTTGTTACCAAATCAAAAGATTGTACATCTTGTCATGAAAATAAACATGGTTCACAATTTGAAAAAAATGGAATTACAGATTGTATTTCTTGTCATAACTTTGAAAATTGGAAGGCCAATAGATTTGATCATAATACAACTGCTTTTATTCTAGATGGCAAACATAAAGAGGTAGCGTGCATAAAATGTCATAAAGAAATTAGTCGGGAAGGAAAAGTATTTATTCAATATAAATTTGAAAATTTCGAATGCGTAGTCTGTCATCATTAA
- a CDS encoding NAD(P)-binding domain-containing protein — MEVLFEKIAIYTSVFLLCIIIIYFYLRKLSKESKVVETKIQLAKKEGTFEPVSLHPVIDLNTCIKSGACIEACPEKDILGIVNGRATLVNASLCVGHGACFHACPVEAISLVIGTEKRGVDLPHVSQDYETNVPGIFIAGELGGMGLIKNSVEQGRAAVQSMFQKGIKPHQANYDLVIIGAGPAGISATLMAKKLGLNILTLEQDTLGGTVFTFPRSKIVMTSPMDLPLYGKVKLFDTSKTELLNLWEKVISENQIVITENTKVSSIEAHEHLFTVKTTGGSEFLTKYVLLAIGRRGSPRKLNVPGEDSEKVAYRLLEPENIIGKKILVVGGGDSAIEAALSLAEQNEVMLSYRSEQFSRIKTKNNEKIQHAILQGNINMQFNTQIEEINKDSVLLVNNQTKVKQNFMNDQVYIFAGGELPTEFLQKAGIQITKRFGYTVRKHK, encoded by the coding sequence ATGGAAGTACTTTTTGAAAAAATTGCAATTTATACAAGTGTTTTTTTGCTTTGTATTATTATTATTTATTTTTATTTAAGAAAACTTTCGAAGGAATCTAAAGTAGTTGAAACCAAAATTCAATTAGCAAAAAAGGAAGGCACTTTTGAACCGGTATCGCTGCATCCAGTGATTGATTTAAATACCTGTATAAAAAGTGGTGCTTGCATTGAAGCTTGTCCTGAAAAAGATATATTAGGCATTGTAAATGGACGCGCAACACTTGTAAATGCATCCTTATGTGTTGGTCATGGAGCTTGCTTTCATGCATGTCCAGTAGAGGCTATCAGTTTAGTTATAGGGACTGAAAAAAGAGGTGTTGACTTACCTCATGTATCTCAAGATTATGAAACCAATGTGCCTGGTATTTTTATAGCTGGTGAACTTGGTGGTATGGGCTTAATTAAAAATAGTGTGGAACAAGGAAGAGCTGCTGTGCAAAGTATGTTTCAAAAAGGAATAAAACCTCATCAGGCAAATTATGATTTAGTTATTATCGGTGCAGGACCTGCAGGAATTTCGGCTACCTTGATGGCTAAGAAACTTGGACTGAACATATTGACCCTAGAACAAGATACCCTTGGAGGAACTGTTTTTACATTTCCTCGATCTAAAATCGTTATGACCTCTCCAATGGATCTTCCACTTTATGGAAAAGTAAAACTTTTTGATACCAGTAAAACAGAATTATTAAATCTATGGGAAAAGGTGATTTCAGAAAATCAAATTGTTATTACGGAGAATACGAAGGTATCAAGTATAGAAGCTCATGAACATTTATTTACTGTAAAAACTACGGGAGGTTCTGAATTTTTAACAAAGTATGTCTTGCTAGCTATTGGAAGAAGAGGAAGTCCCCGAAAATTGAATGTTCCTGGAGAGGATTCAGAAAAAGTTGCATACCGACTTTTAGAACCAGAGAATATTATTGGTAAGAAAATATTAGTAGTGGGAGGGGGTGATTCAGCAATTGAAGCTGCATTGTCACTAGCAGAACAAAATGAGGTCATGCTTTCATATAGAAGTGAACAATTTAGCCGAATAAAAACCAAGAACAATGAGAAGATTCAGCATGCTATTTTACAAGGGAACATAAATATGCAATTCAATACTCAAATTGAAGAAATCAATAAAGATTCCGTTTTGCTAGTAAATAACCAAACAAAAGTAAAGCAAAATTTTATGAATGATCAGGTTTATATTTTTGCAGGTGGTGAATTACCTACTGAGTTCTTGCAAAAAGCAGGAATTCAGATAACAAAACGATTTGGTTATACCGTTAGAAAACATAAATAA
- a CDS encoding iron-sulfur cluster assembly accessory protein, translating to METTVLNDLPLTLSIGAIEQLKRIKEEQQIPDSHGLRVGVKGGGCSGFSYVLGFDTIQEKDQVFEIGGFKVLMERAHSLYLAGMQIDWVEGLNNRGFSFVNPNAKETCGCGQSFSA from the coding sequence ATGGAAACAACAGTATTAAACGATCTCCCATTAACCCTATCAATAGGAGCCATCGAACAACTTAAAAGAATTAAAGAAGAGCAACAAATACCTGATAGTCACGGACTTAGGGTCGGCGTTAAAGGGGGTGGCTGTTCTGGTTTTAGTTATGTACTAGGTTTTGATACGATACAAGAAAAAGATCAGGTTTTTGAGATTGGAGGGTTCAAAGTATTAATGGAACGAGCCCATTCTTTATACCTGGCAGGAATGCAAATTGATTGGGTAGAAGGTCTGAATAATCGCGGATTTTCATTTGTAAATCCAAACGCTAAGGAAACTT